A window of the Thermotoga sp. SG1 genome harbors these coding sequences:
- a CDS encoding flavodoxin family protein encodes MSKVTGIVGSPRKNGNTKILVEKVLEGARRKGVEARIYILNDMKINGCQGCFYCQEHGECKQNDDMKELYLALKESQGIVIGSPIYMDYVTGQTKIFIDRLFALMRLNSEEKPLSGKRLVLVYSQGGGNTGESVMKEISRFFEFLGMETVGIIGGNGLNDPGSVLNRTDLLKKAKEIGEKLLE; translated from the coding sequence ATGTCGAAAGTTACAGGAATAGTCGGTAGTCCCAGAAAAAATGGAAACACAAAAATTTTGGTTGAAAAGGTACTGGAGGGTGCAAGAAGAAAGGGCGTAGAGGCAAGAATCTACATTCTCAACGACATGAAAATCAATGGATGCCAGGGCTGTTTTTACTGTCAGGAACATGGCGAATGCAAACAAAACGACGATATGAAGGAGTTATATCTGGCGCTGAAAGAATCCCAGGGGATAGTTATAGGATCACCCATATACATGGACTATGTGACAGGTCAGACAAAAATATTCATAGATCGGCTGTTTGCACTGATGAGGCTAAATTCGGAAGAAAAACCTTTGTCTGGAAAACGTCTGGTTCTTGTTTACTCTCAGGGTGGTGGTAATACCGGTGAGAGTGTTATGAAAGAGATCTCGAGATTTTTTGAATTTCTCGGAATGGAAACGGTGGGAATCATCGGTGGAAACGGCCTGAACGACCCTGGTTCCGTTCTGAACAGAACAGATCTTCTCAAAAAAGCTAAAGAAATCGGAGAAAAACTTCTGGAATAA